A genome region from Triticum aestivum cultivar Chinese Spring chromosome 2B, IWGSC CS RefSeq v2.1, whole genome shotgun sequence includes the following:
- the LOC123040853 gene encoding BRCA1-associated RING domain protein 1 isoform X2, producing the protein MGKRGRPRRCSTGITSSPPPGFGFGPAAAAGARRSSTRSAGTNSAARTDMLFNIEIQPGYADPESLRHVWNKSASPVKGRKRKFGVDATKGESPGVNASNTGDHLRSCRKGKGPRKRARLVDKEGATGLGRVQTPTGLYEDECAFCQSFRTSEPVHGKMVLYHNGRIVSNDEADVTNAIYVHFKCMVWAPKVKSNDDGTFENVEREIERGSRWDCSRCNLRGAALDCYRAGCPNTYHVPCAFMIPECRWDVVNLHVWCPVHAPPDEMSSPTIETGILSPVPQNQSPANEISADCQMEDNQINPLLGNEMSSPIIGSDIPSTVLQNCPAKEISVDCQMEDKQFNPLVTSNSPLPGQVPGQYLIKEGISALHRGEDLQVDQLNTSSSSSPQGQCTDKEGISTNYRAEEKLVNQSSTPLHQWVLLGIALSASEKDSLKEFASLTSSTLAEEWDKTVTHVIVGRNAGYACGTSYEVLMAILSGKWVVAAGWVVDFLVERISGPNRCLAKLIPSPEISYEVKFYDGPRTSIDGPAKGRAGAAEGARKLLSGLHFCFSAYMHPEDRKDIQNLIAAGGGQVLEGISPDGLRENLKRNPAEVYFIYHGGPPRTPTSDFDLELQECNKYVRSGARMIKHLQLFDAIQYYDARMLEPTGVFTKICK; encoded by the exons ATGGGGAAGCGGGGGCGGCCCCGCCGCTGCTCGACAGGGATAACGTCGTCGCCACCACCTGGGTTCGGcttcggccccgccgccgccgccggtgcgcGGCGATCCTCCACCCGTTCCGCAG GTACCAACTCTGCTGCTCGTACCGACATGCTGTTCAACATAGAAATACAACCTGGCTACGCTGATCCTGAGTCTCTGCGACATGTTTGG AATAAAAGTGCTTCCCCTGTGAAAGGCCGGAAGAGGAAATTCGGTGTTGATGCAACCAAAGGTGAATCACCAGGTGTTAATGCAAGTAACACCGGGGACCACCTGCGTTCCTGCAGAAAAGGCAAGGGTCCGAGGAAACGTGCCAGGTTGGTAGACAAAGAAGGTGCTACTGGGTTGGGGAGAGTTCAAACACCAACCGGCTTATATGAAGATGAATGTGCTTTCTGCCAATCATTTAGAACCAGTGAGCCG GTGCATGGTAAGATGGTACTGTATCACAATGGAAGGATTGTGTCCAATGACGAGGCCGACGTTACTAACGCCATATATGTCCACTTCAAATGCATGGTTTG GGCCCCAAAAGTGAAATCCAATGATGACGGTACTTTTGAGAACGTCGAGAGAGAAATCGAGCGTGGTTCAAGATGGGATTGCAGCAGATGCAATCTCCGGGGAGCAGCACTTGATTGTTATCGCGCGGGGTGCCCCAATACTTATCATGTCCCATGTGCATTCATGATACCAGAATGCCGCTGGGATGTT GTGAATCTCCATGTTTGGTGTCCCGTGCATGCACCACCTGATGAGATGAGCTCACCGACAATTGAGACTGGCATTCTTTCCCCTGTCCCTCAAAA CCAAAGTCCAGCTAACGAAATTTCTGCCGATTGCCAAATGGAAGATAACCAAATTAATCCATTGCTGGGCAATGAGATGAGCTCACCAATAATTGGAAGTGACATTCCTTCCACTGTCCTTCAGAA TTGCCCAGCTAAAGAAATTTCCGTCGATTGCCAAATGGAAGATAAACAATTTAATCCACTCGTCACATCAAATTCTCCTTTGCCTGGACAAGTGCCTGG CCAATATTTAATTAAAGAAGGAATATCTGCCCTTCATAGAGGGGAAGATCTACAAGTAGATCAGCTGAACACCTCAAGTTCTTCCTCGCCTCAGGG CCAATGTACGGACAAAGAAGGAATTTCTACCAATTACCGGGCAGAAGAAAAACTAGTAAACCAGTCTAGTACCCCTTTGCATCAGTGGGTTTTGCTCGGCATAGCTTTAAGTGCATCAGAAAAG GATTCCTTGAAAGAATTTGCATCCTTGACCAGTTCAACCTTGGCTGAGGAATGGGACAAAACTGTGACTCATGTTATTGTGGGCAGAAACGCTGGTTATGCATGTGGCACATCATATGAGGTCCTGATGGCTATACTGTCTGGGAAATGGGTTGTCGCAGCCGGAT GGGTTGTGGATTTCTTGGTGGAAAGGATTTCAGGTCCAAATCGTTGCTTGGCAAAGCTGATTCCAAGCCCGGAAATTtcttatgaggtgaaattctacgATGGTCCGCGGACATCAATTGATGGACCAGCGAAAGGAAGAGCTGGAGCTGCTGAAGGG GCACGAAAACTGCTCTCAGGATTGCATTTCTGCTTCAGCGCCTACATGCACCCAGAAGACAGAAAGGACATCCAGAATCTCATAGCAGCTGGTGGAGGGCAAGTACTGGAGGGAATCAGCCCAGACGGGTTACGTGAGAATCTGAAAAGAAATCCAGCAGAGGTGTACTTCATCTACCACGGCGGCCCTCCAAGGACGCCCACTTCGGATTTCGATCTTGAGTTGCAGGAGTGCAACAAGTACGTGAGATCGGGAGCGCGGATGATCAAACACCTGCAGCTGTTCGATGCTATCCAGTACTACGATGCACGGATGCTAGAACCGACTGGTGTCTTCACCAAGATATGTAAGTGA
- the LOC123040853 gene encoding BRCA1-associated RING domain protein 1 isoform X1 encodes MGKRGRPRRCSTGITSSPPPGFGFGPAAAAGARRSSTRSAGTNSAARTDMLFNIEIQPGYADPESLRHVWNKSASPVKGRKRKFGVDATKGESPGVNASNTGDHLRSCRKGKGPRKRARLVDKEGATGLGRVQTPTGLYEDECAFCQSFRTSEPVHGKMVLYHNGRIVSNDEADVTNAIYVHFKCMVWAPKVKSNDDGTFENVEREIERGSRWDCSRCNLRGAALDCYRAGCPNTYHVPCAFMIPECRWDVVNLHVWCPVHAPPDEMSSPTIETGILSPVPQNQSPANEISADCQMEDNQINPLLGNEMSSPIIGSDIPSTVLQNHSSNCPAKEISVDCQMEDKQFNPLVTSNSPLPGQVPGQYLIKEGISALHRGEDLQVDQLNTSSSSSPQGQCTDKEGISTNYRAEEKLVNQSSTPLHQWVLLGIALSASEKDSLKEFASLTSSTLAEEWDKTVTHVIVGRNAGYACGTSYEVLMAILSGKWVVAAGWVVDFLVERISGPNRCLAKLIPSPEISYEVKFYDGPRTSIDGPAKGRAGAAEGARKLLSGLHFCFSAYMHPEDRKDIQNLIAAGGGQVLEGISPDGLRENLKRNPAEVYFIYHGGPPRTPTSDFDLELQECNKYVRSGARMIKHLQLFDAIQYYDARMLEPTGVFTKICK; translated from the exons ATGGGGAAGCGGGGGCGGCCCCGCCGCTGCTCGACAGGGATAACGTCGTCGCCACCACCTGGGTTCGGcttcggccccgccgccgccgccggtgcgcGGCGATCCTCCACCCGTTCCGCAG GTACCAACTCTGCTGCTCGTACCGACATGCTGTTCAACATAGAAATACAACCTGGCTACGCTGATCCTGAGTCTCTGCGACATGTTTGG AATAAAAGTGCTTCCCCTGTGAAAGGCCGGAAGAGGAAATTCGGTGTTGATGCAACCAAAGGTGAATCACCAGGTGTTAATGCAAGTAACACCGGGGACCACCTGCGTTCCTGCAGAAAAGGCAAGGGTCCGAGGAAACGTGCCAGGTTGGTAGACAAAGAAGGTGCTACTGGGTTGGGGAGAGTTCAAACACCAACCGGCTTATATGAAGATGAATGTGCTTTCTGCCAATCATTTAGAACCAGTGAGCCG GTGCATGGTAAGATGGTACTGTATCACAATGGAAGGATTGTGTCCAATGACGAGGCCGACGTTACTAACGCCATATATGTCCACTTCAAATGCATGGTTTG GGCCCCAAAAGTGAAATCCAATGATGACGGTACTTTTGAGAACGTCGAGAGAGAAATCGAGCGTGGTTCAAGATGGGATTGCAGCAGATGCAATCTCCGGGGAGCAGCACTTGATTGTTATCGCGCGGGGTGCCCCAATACTTATCATGTCCCATGTGCATTCATGATACCAGAATGCCGCTGGGATGTT GTGAATCTCCATGTTTGGTGTCCCGTGCATGCACCACCTGATGAGATGAGCTCACCGACAATTGAGACTGGCATTCTTTCCCCTGTCCCTCAAAA CCAAAGTCCAGCTAACGAAATTTCTGCCGATTGCCAAATGGAAGATAACCAAATTAATCCATTGCTGGGCAATGAGATGAGCTCACCAATAATTGGAAGTGACATTCCTTCCACTGTCCTTCAGAA TCATTCCAGCAATTGCCCAGCTAAAGAAATTTCCGTCGATTGCCAAATGGAAGATAAACAATTTAATCCACTCGTCACATCAAATTCTCCTTTGCCTGGACAAGTGCCTGG CCAATATTTAATTAAAGAAGGAATATCTGCCCTTCATAGAGGGGAAGATCTACAAGTAGATCAGCTGAACACCTCAAGTTCTTCCTCGCCTCAGGG CCAATGTACGGACAAAGAAGGAATTTCTACCAATTACCGGGCAGAAGAAAAACTAGTAAACCAGTCTAGTACCCCTTTGCATCAGTGGGTTTTGCTCGGCATAGCTTTAAGTGCATCAGAAAAG GATTCCTTGAAAGAATTTGCATCCTTGACCAGTTCAACCTTGGCTGAGGAATGGGACAAAACTGTGACTCATGTTATTGTGGGCAGAAACGCTGGTTATGCATGTGGCACATCATATGAGGTCCTGATGGCTATACTGTCTGGGAAATGGGTTGTCGCAGCCGGAT GGGTTGTGGATTTCTTGGTGGAAAGGATTTCAGGTCCAAATCGTTGCTTGGCAAAGCTGATTCCAAGCCCGGAAATTtcttatgaggtgaaattctacgATGGTCCGCGGACATCAATTGATGGACCAGCGAAAGGAAGAGCTGGAGCTGCTGAAGGG GCACGAAAACTGCTCTCAGGATTGCATTTCTGCTTCAGCGCCTACATGCACCCAGAAGACAGAAAGGACATCCAGAATCTCATAGCAGCTGGTGGAGGGCAAGTACTGGAGGGAATCAGCCCAGACGGGTTACGTGAGAATCTGAAAAGAAATCCAGCAGAGGTGTACTTCATCTACCACGGCGGCCCTCCAAGGACGCCCACTTCGGATTTCGATCTTGAGTTGCAGGAGTGCAACAAGTACGTGAGATCGGGAGCGCGGATGATCAAACACCTGCAGCTGTTCGATGCTATCCAGTACTACGATGCACGGATGCTAGAACCGACTGGTGTCTTCACCAAGATATGTAAGTGA
- the LOC123043948 gene encoding protein DETOXIFICATION 19 isoform X1, with amino-acid sequence MSSASAPLLGACEPADGKDGEATPCSLAWLRRLIDTEEAWAQLRFAVPMVLTNMSYYSIPLVSVMFSGHLGDVQLAGATLGNSWATVAGYAFVTGMSGALETLCGQAYGAQLYRMLGLYLQSSLIMSAVVSVAIAVIWLFTEPLLLCLRQEPEVSRAAAVFIRYQIPGLFAFSFLQCLLRYLQTQSVVVPLVVCSVVPFVVHVPLNYLLVNVLGFGLAGASAAISTTFWFSCLMLLGYVMWSKKFSETWKGFSPDAFNYVLPTIKLATPSAIMVCLEYWAFELLVLIAGLLPNSTVSTSLIAMCASTEAIAYMITYGFSAAVSTRVSNEIGAGNVDMAKNAVAVTLKLSVFLAFSLVLLLGFGHGLWARLFSGSEVIAAEFAAITPLVMVSIVLDSAQGVLSGVARGCGWQHLAAITNLVAFYFIGMPLAILFAFKLNFYTKGLWSGLICGLTCQTITLVVITARTKWSKIADAMQQEKANYVA; translated from the exons ATGTCTTCGGCTTCGGCTCCGCTGCTCGGTGCCTGCGAGCCCGCCGACGGCAAGGACGGCGAGGCGACGCCCTGCTCGCTGGCATGGTTACGCCGCTTGATCGACACGGAGGAGGCGTGGGCGCAGCTGCGGTTTGCGGTGCCGATGGTCCTGACCAACATGTCCTACTACAGCATCCCGCTGGTGTCCGTGATGTTCTCCGGCCACCTCGGCGACGTCCAACTAGCCGGCGCCACGCTCGGCAACTCTTGGGCCACCGTCGCCGGCTACGCCTTCGTC ACCGGTATGAGCGGCGCCCTGGAGACGCTATGCGGGCAGGCCTATGGCGCCCAACTATACCGCATGCTAGGACTGTACCTGCAGTCGTCGCTCATCATGTCGGCGGTGGTGTCCGTGGCCATCGCCGTCATCTGGCTGTTCACGGAGCCGCTGCTTCTGTGCCTGCGTCAGGAGCCCGAGGTGTCCCGCGCCGCCGCGGTGTTCATTCGGTACCAGATCCCCGGCCTGTTTGCCTTCTCCTTCCTGCAGTGCCTTCTGCGGTACCTGCAGACGCAGTCTGTTGTCGTGCCGCTCGTCGTCTGCTCCGTGGTCCCATTCGTGGTCCACGTCCCGCTGAACTACCTTCTGGTGAACGTGCTCGGCTTTGGCCTCGCCGGCGCATCTGCCGCCATCTCCACCACCTTCTGGTTCTCCTGCCTGATGCTGCTTGGGTACGTGATGTGGTCCAAGAAGTTTAGCGAGACGTGGAAGGGCTTCTCCCCCGACGCGTTCAACTATGTGCTGCCGACGATCAAGCTCGCCACACCCTCCGCCATCATGGTTTG CTTGGAGTACTGGGCGTTTGAGCTTCTGGTTCTTATCGCGGGCCTGCTACCGAATTCCACAGTGAGCACGTCATTGATCGCCATGTG CGCGAGCACGGAGGCGATTGCCTATATGATCACCTACGGATTCAGTGCCGCTGTAAG CACCCGGGTGTCGAATGAGATCGGAGCTGGGAACGTCGACATGGCGAAGAATGCGGTCGCGGTGACGCTGAAGTTGTCGGTGTTCCTCGCTTTCTCCTTAGTCCTGCTGCTGGGCTTCGGCCACGGCCTTTGGGCGAGGCTCTTCAGCGGGAGTGAGGTGATTGCGGCAGAATTCGCGGCCATCACCCCGCTCGTGATGGTATCGATCGTGCTCGACTCCGCGCAGGGCGTGCTGTCAG GGGTGGCGAGGGGCTGCGGATGGCAGCACCTGGCGGCAATAACGAACCTTGTGGCGTTCTACTTCATCGGCATGCCGTTGGCCATCCTCTTTGCCTTCAAGCTCAACTTCTACACCAAG GGTTTATGGTCGGGTCTGATCTGCGGGCTGACTTGCCAAACCATCACGCTGGTGGTGATCACCGCCCGCACGAAATGGTCCAAGATCGCGGATGCGATGcagcaagagaaggccaactaTGTCGCTTGA
- the LOC123043948 gene encoding protein DETOXIFICATION 19 isoform X3, whose translation MREPTIQLYPHTETGMSGALETLCGQAYGAQLYRMLGLYLQSSLIMSAVVSVAIAVIWLFTEPLLLCLRQEPEVSRAAAVFIRYQIPGLFAFSFLQCLLRYLQTQSVVVPLVVCSVVPFVVHVPLNYLLVNVLGFGLAGASAAISTTFWFSCLMLLGYVMWSKKFSETWKGFSPDAFNYVLPTIKLATPSAIMVCLEYWAFELLVLIAGLLPNSTVSTSLIAMCASTEAIAYMITYGFSAAVSTRVSNEIGAGNVDMAKNAVAVTLKLSVFLAFSLVLLLGFGHGLWARLFSGSEVIAAEFAAITPLVMVSIVLDSAQGVLSGVARGCGWQHLAAITNLVAFYFIGMPLAILFAFKLNFYTKGLWSGLICGLTCQTITLVVITARTKWSKIADAMQQEKANYVA comes from the exons ATGCGGGAGCCGACCATCCAACTTTATCCGCATACAGAG ACCGGTATGAGCGGCGCCCTGGAGACGCTATGCGGGCAGGCCTATGGCGCCCAACTATACCGCATGCTAGGACTGTACCTGCAGTCGTCGCTCATCATGTCGGCGGTGGTGTCCGTGGCCATCGCCGTCATCTGGCTGTTCACGGAGCCGCTGCTTCTGTGCCTGCGTCAGGAGCCCGAGGTGTCCCGCGCCGCCGCGGTGTTCATTCGGTACCAGATCCCCGGCCTGTTTGCCTTCTCCTTCCTGCAGTGCCTTCTGCGGTACCTGCAGACGCAGTCTGTTGTCGTGCCGCTCGTCGTCTGCTCCGTGGTCCCATTCGTGGTCCACGTCCCGCTGAACTACCTTCTGGTGAACGTGCTCGGCTTTGGCCTCGCCGGCGCATCTGCCGCCATCTCCACCACCTTCTGGTTCTCCTGCCTGATGCTGCTTGGGTACGTGATGTGGTCCAAGAAGTTTAGCGAGACGTGGAAGGGCTTCTCCCCCGACGCGTTCAACTATGTGCTGCCGACGATCAAGCTCGCCACACCCTCCGCCATCATGGTTTG CTTGGAGTACTGGGCGTTTGAGCTTCTGGTTCTTATCGCGGGCCTGCTACCGAATTCCACAGTGAGCACGTCATTGATCGCCATGTG CGCGAGCACGGAGGCGATTGCCTATATGATCACCTACGGATTCAGTGCCGCTGTAAG CACCCGGGTGTCGAATGAGATCGGAGCTGGGAACGTCGACATGGCGAAGAATGCGGTCGCGGTGACGCTGAAGTTGTCGGTGTTCCTCGCTTTCTCCTTAGTCCTGCTGCTGGGCTTCGGCCACGGCCTTTGGGCGAGGCTCTTCAGCGGGAGTGAGGTGATTGCGGCAGAATTCGCGGCCATCACCCCGCTCGTGATGGTATCGATCGTGCTCGACTCCGCGCAGGGCGTGCTGTCAG GGGTGGCGAGGGGCTGCGGATGGCAGCACCTGGCGGCAATAACGAACCTTGTGGCGTTCTACTTCATCGGCATGCCGTTGGCCATCCTCTTTGCCTTCAAGCTCAACTTCTACACCAAG GGTTTATGGTCGGGTCTGATCTGCGGGCTGACTTGCCAAACCATCACGCTGGTGGTGATCACCGCCCGCACGAAATGGTCCAAGATCGCGGATGCGATGcagcaagagaaggccaactaTGTCGCTTGA
- the LOC123043948 gene encoding protein DETOXIFICATION 19 isoform X2, whose product MSSAPPPGAREPADGKDGEARPRSQAWLRRLIDTEEAWAQLRFAVPMVLTNMSYYGIPLVSVMFSGHLGNVDLAGATLGNSWATVTGYAFVTGMSGALETLCGQAYGAQLYRMLGLYLQSSLIMSAVVSVAIAVIWLFTEPLLLCLRQEPEVSRAAAVFIRYQIPGLFAFSFLQCLLRYLQTQSVVVPLVVCSVVPFVVHVPLNYLLVNVLGFGLAGASAAISTTFWFSCLMLLGYVMWSKKFSETWKGFSPDAFNYVLPTIKLATPSAIMVCLEYWAFELLVLIAGLLPNSTVSTSLIAMCASTEAIAYMITYGFSAAVSTRVSNEIGAGNVDMAKNAVAVTLKLSVFLAFSLVLLLGFGHGLWARLFSGSEVIAAEFAAITPLVMVSIVLDSAQGVLSGVARGCGWQHLAAITNLVAFYFIGMPLAILFAFKLNFYTKGLWSGLICGLTCQTITLVVITARTKWSKIADAMQQEKANYVA is encoded by the exons ATGTCTTCGGCCCCGCCGCCCGGTGCGCGCGAGCCCGCCGACGGCAAGGACGGCGAGGCGAGGCCCCGCTCGCAGGCGTGGTTACGCCGCTTGATCGACACGGAGGAGGCATGGGCGCAGCTGCGGTTCGCGGTGCCGATGGTCCTGACCAACATGTCCTACTACGGCATCCCGCTGGTGTCCGTGATGTTCTCCGGCCACCTCGGCAACGTCGACCTCGCCGGCGCCACGCTCGGCAACTCCTGGGCCACCGTCACCGGCTACGCCTTCGTC ACCGGTATGAGCGGCGCCCTGGAGACGCTATGCGGGCAGGCCTATGGCGCCCAACTATACCGCATGCTAGGACTGTACCTGCAGTCGTCGCTCATCATGTCGGCGGTGGTGTCCGTGGCCATCGCCGTCATCTGGCTGTTCACGGAGCCGCTGCTTCTGTGCCTGCGTCAGGAGCCCGAGGTGTCCCGCGCCGCCGCGGTGTTCATTCGGTACCAGATCCCCGGCCTGTTTGCCTTCTCCTTCCTGCAGTGCCTTCTGCGGTACCTGCAGACGCAGTCTGTTGTCGTGCCGCTCGTCGTCTGCTCCGTGGTCCCATTCGTGGTCCACGTCCCGCTGAACTACCTTCTGGTGAACGTGCTCGGCTTTGGCCTCGCCGGCGCATCTGCCGCCATCTCCACCACCTTCTGGTTCTCCTGCCTGATGCTGCTTGGGTACGTGATGTGGTCCAAGAAGTTTAGCGAGACGTGGAAGGGCTTCTCCCCCGACGCGTTCAACTATGTGCTGCCGACGATCAAGCTCGCCACACCCTCCGCCATCATGGTTTG CTTGGAGTACTGGGCGTTTGAGCTTCTGGTTCTTATCGCGGGCCTGCTACCGAATTCCACAGTGAGCACGTCATTGATCGCCATGTG CGCGAGCACGGAGGCGATTGCCTATATGATCACCTACGGATTCAGTGCCGCTGTAAG CACCCGGGTGTCGAATGAGATCGGAGCTGGGAACGTCGACATGGCGAAGAATGCGGTCGCGGTGACGCTGAAGTTGTCGGTGTTCCTCGCTTTCTCCTTAGTCCTGCTGCTGGGCTTCGGCCACGGCCTTTGGGCGAGGCTCTTCAGCGGGAGTGAGGTGATTGCGGCAGAATTCGCGGCCATCACCCCGCTCGTGATGGTATCGATCGTGCTCGACTCCGCGCAGGGCGTGCTGTCAG GGGTGGCGAGGGGCTGCGGATGGCAGCACCTGGCGGCAATAACGAACCTTGTGGCGTTCTACTTCATCGGCATGCCGTTGGCCATCCTCTTTGCCTTCAAGCTCAACTTCTACACCAAG GGTTTATGGTCGGGTCTGATCTGCGGGCTGACTTGCCAAACCATCACGCTGGTGGTGATCACCGCCCGCACGAAATGGTCCAAGATCGCGGATGCGATGcagcaagagaaggccaactaTGTCGCTTGA